One window of the Cryptococcus gattii WM276 chromosome E, complete sequence genome contains the following:
- a CDS encoding nonhistone protein 6, putative (Similar to TIGR gene model, INSD accession AAW43768.1), with translation MSAPSWEEMEAKRIEMIQSLREVSSAMTRCVQVIEEYTSLSPVHLSKPDLLQPLTAGGPLAVALASGLADAGVGSSGKKERKKKEKKIRDPNAPKRPPSAYILFQNEVRDDIRTSNPGMPYKDVLQIISQRWKELPDSEKKIFEDAYAAAHNNFRAEEEAYAKKDVVEVDPALMESSDDSSDDDSSETPAAPIPAPTLAAAEKHKKDKKRKTKEEEAAVNAVLGEGKDKKKKKKSKD, from the exons ATGTCTGCTCCTAGCTGGGAAGAAATGGAAGCCAAGCGAATCGAG ATGATCCAGTCTCTTCGCGAAGTCTCTTCTGCCATGACGCGCTGCGTCCAAGTGATTGAGGAGTACACCTCCCTCTCCCCCGTCCACCTTTCTAAGCCTGACCTTCTCCAACCTCTTACCGCAGGCGGTCCTCTTGCCGTCGCTCTTGCTTCTGGACTGGCTGACGCCGGTGTTGGAAGCAGTGGCAAAAAGGAGcgcaagaagaaggaaaagaagatcaGGGACCCCAACGCGCCCAAGAGACCTCCTAGTGCCTACATCTTGTTCCAGAACGAAGTTCGAGATGACATTAGGACCTCCAACCCCGGCATGCCTTACAAGGATGTGTTGCAAATCATCTCTCAGAGGTGGAAGGAGTTGCCTGATAGCGAAAAGAAG ATTTTTGAGGACGCCTATGCCGCTGCGCACAACAACTTCCGAGCGGAAGAGGAAGCCTACGCCAAGAAGGATGTCGTCGAGGTGGATCCTGCACTTATGGAATCTTCCGACGACTCTTCTGACGATGACTCCTCTGAA ACTCCCGCTGCTCCTATCCCTGCGCCTACTCTTGCGGCCGCTGAGAAGCATaagaaggacaagaagaggaagaccaaggaagaggaagctgCCGTGAACGCTGTGCTCGGTGAAGGCAAAGACAAGAAG aagaagaagaagagcaaggaTTAG
- a CDS encoding uncharacterized protein (Similar to TIGR gene model, INSD accession AAW43769.1): MAVRFRNATPGTILCLAATILLAIVSFNTPLLKSLYFLSVTVSSGSYEGTMKLGTLGFCVALNGETNCTGPTVGYEFNPNTIFGTSTFDIPEAITKYLTYVLILHVVALGFAAIAMIIAIFAHSPTFPLMCLSIWLAGIASTITFIALIFDLATFYIAKSRIDSVDGASAEIGISVWLTLAAWLVLAIGGCFFGIGNCCGSCRDERESGDPRRRYDRDERAEEDYKMRMMAIDNERQRKQAQEQGLPSFQELTPLKDEEEDKYLIEPQREQQNLARNGSVVQGVGVGYGRRNNRTPVNEYSQQPGAFAWGQPKGYQTLQNIQAPPRAARRLSDATSAGDFVGIGAGGAGVDVPPVPTLTQHQLPQQDYGQGYYGEHQYNEQSGQYGQNYADQNQYGSNQNYNDPYASQQQQTSYDPYAQTTYNNEHYVSPTRTTYSATPAPVVMPAPTRSPPQPVPITQPMQSSNPNPYDYATAGSSESYDPGPRVNQADPYDAYDDGLGAIGMAATSGIGRHARDYTGQTFASSSSYPPQQQAQGSLGSGGIQEPRPQHLVNQNTSTLLASPVSTTSPISNVRNEIIGQPMVVPSGSGYGSTNAAPEGYGDDLLDVNGSSNRPPSYSAGDYAVQNPAVPEKSSYR, from the exons ATGGCTGTTCGTTTCCGAAATGCCACTCCAGGCACAATCCTCTGTCTTGCGGCAACCATTCTGCTCGCAATCGTCTCCTTCAACACCCCTTTACTCAAGAGTCTCTACTTTTTGTCTGTGACAGTCTCATCAGGATCCTATGAAGGGACGATGAAATTGGGAACTCTCGGATTCTGTGTGGCATTAAATGGTGAAACAAACTGTACTGGTCCGACGGTTGGGTATGAGTTTA ATCCAAACACTATTTTTGGCACCTCTACTTTCGATATTCCCGAAGCAATCACCAAATACCTCACCTACGTTCTCATCCTGCACGTTGTCGCCCTCGGTTTCGCCGCCATTGCCATGATCATTGCCATTTTCGCCCATTCGCCTACTTTCCCTCTCATGTGCCTCTCAATATGGCTTGCTGGTATTGCGTCGACCATCACCTTCATCGCTCTTATATTTGACCTCGCAACGTTCTACATTGCAAAGTCAAGAATAGACAGTGTGGACGGAGCGTCGGCGGAGATCGGAATATCAGTGTGGTTAACTCTAGCGGCATGGTTAGTATTGGCCATTGGTGGATGTTTCTTCGGTATCGGCAATTGCTGCGGTTCTTGTCGAGATGAGCGAGAGAGTGGAGATCCTCGAAGGAGATATGACAGAGACGAGAGGGCTGAAGAAGATTACAAGATGCGAATGATGGCCATTGACAATGAACGCCAGAGAAAGCAAGCCCAAGAGCAAGGTCTTCCCAGTTTCCAGGAACTTACTCCCCTTaaagacgaagaggaagacaAATATCTCATTGAGCCCCAGCGAGAGCAACAAAATCTGGCGAGGAATGGGAGTGTCGTACAAGGTGTTGGAGTAGGGTATGGGAGGAGGAACAACAGAACACCGGTCAACGAGTACTCGCAGCAACCAGGCGCATTTGCATGGGGTCAGCCTAAAGGGTATCAGACTTTGCAAAACATCCAAGCGCCGCCAAGGGCTGCCAGGAGATTATCAGACGCGACTAGTGCAGGGGACTTTGTTGGTATCGGCGCTGGAGGAGCAGGTGTTGATGTTCCACCCGTGCCCACTTTAACCCAGCACCAACTACCGCAACAAGACTATGGCCAAGGTTACTATGGTGAGCATCAATATAATGAGCAGAGCGGACAATATGGACAAAACTACGCGGATCAGAATCAGTATGGAAGTAACCAAA ACTACAATGACCCCTATGCCTCTCAACAGCAACAAACCTCTTACGATCCCTACGCCCAGACAACCTACAACAATGAACATTACGTCTCGCCCACTCGCACCACGTATTCTGCTACTCCCGCGCCTGTGGTAATGCCTGCACCTACACGATCCCCTCCTCAACCAGTCCCTATCACCCAACCAATGCAATCTTCAAATCCCAACCCTTATGATTATGCTACGGCAGGATCATCAGAATCGTACGATCCTGGACCTCGTGTGAATCAAGCAGACCCTTATGATGCGTACGACGATGGGCTCGGAGCTATCGGGATGGCTGCTACGTCAGGTATAGGCAGGCATGCGCGAGATTATACCGGACAGACGTTTGCGTCAAGTTCTAGTTATCCACCACAGCAGCAAGCCCAGGGCTCATTAGGAAGTGGAGGGATCCAAGAACCTCGACCACAACATCTAGTGAACCAGAATACTTCGACTCTTTTGGCTTCTCCCGTCTCAACGACATCACCGATCAGTAATGTGAGAAACGAAATCATAGGGCAACCTATGGTGGTACCGAGCGGTAGCGGGTATGGAAGTACGAATGCAGCACCAGAGGGGTATGGGGATGATTTGTTGGATGTGAACGGGTCAAGTAATAGGCCACCAAGTTATTCGGCTGGTGATTACGCTGTGCAAAATCCGGCTGTGCCGGAGAAGAGCTCTTACCGTTGA
- a CDS encoding uncharacterized protein (Similar to TIGR gene model, INSD accession AAW43882.1) codes for MLNYVMLVSRQGKVRLAKWFQTLPAKTKNKIVKDVTQLVLARRTRMCNFLEYKDTKVIYRRYASLFFITSISPGDNELITLEIIHRYVEVLDRYFGNVCELDLIFNFQKAYAVLDELIIAGEIQESSKKTVLKNVAQSDAIEEGESMRESLKQSGFAF; via the exons ATGCTTAACTATGTCATGCTCGTCTCTCGACAGG GAAAAGTAAGACTTGCAAAGTGGTTCCAAACTCTTCCGGCCAAAACGAAGAATAAGATTGTGAAGGATGTCACTCAGCTTGTACTTGCTAGGCGAACGAGGATGTGTAATTTTTTGGAATACAAAG ACACCAAAGTTATCTACAGACGTTATGCGAGCTTattcttcatcacctctATTTCACCGGGTGACAACGAGTTGATCACTTTGGAAATTATACATCGTTACGTGGAAGTCTTGGACCGATATTTCGGTAAT GTGTGTGAATTGGATTTAATCTTCAACTTTCAGAAAGCCTATGCTGTCCTTGACGAACTTATTATTGCTGGGGAAATACAAGAATCGTCCAAGAAGACTGTACTCAAAAAT GTTGCACAATCTGATGCTATTGAAGAAGGTGAGTCGATGCGCGAGAGTCTGAAGCAAAGTGGTTTCGCATTTTGA
- a CDS encoding uncharacterized protein (Similar to TIGR gene model, INSD accession AAW43771.1) → MEEWIFTIACRPLTGPCRASNSPSESKVPQVTFVVNDIWQAPIHPHIYSNGHICASILGNDWSPVLNAVSICITMQSMLASNKSKVRPEGDQRYVRNAPANPKLTSWKYDDDVCTNYICWN, encoded by the exons ATGGAAGAATGGATCTTCACTATCGCG TGTAGACCACTGACAGGGCCATGTAGGGCGAGCAATTCGCCCTCAGAATCAA AGGTGCCACAA GTAACCTTTGTGGTAAATGATATTTGGCAAGCGCCTATTCATCCTCATATATATTCGAACGGGCACATCTGTGCTTCCATATTAGGTAACGATTGGTCTCCCG TTCTGAATGCCGTTTCAATCTGTATCACCATGCAATCCATGCTTGCATCGAACAAGTCTAAAGTCAG ACCCGAAGGAGATCAACGATATGTGAGGAATGCTCCTGCAAACCCAAAACTTACATCATGGAAATATGACGATGATGTATGTACGAATTACATATGCTGGAACTGA
- a CDS encoding cleavage polyadenylation factor subunit CLP1 (Similar to TIGR gene model, INSD accession AAW43773.1): MAEQQTTELTNIDLDAGSEWRFELEADENIALRTLSSDPVFINSQELTPSAWYPIYRHTKSALYAPTPARIQVTNLPASQYTSTSTVQPQLLNLHLAMERQRILSKRGLEQRGPRVMIMGPQSSGKTTVMKNLVNLALGTGMGWTPGVIGLDPSSPPNLIPGSLSISTPSHPIPTHHLAHPLGSPPASTAANTVSGDVETASWWLGALEPTNKNAEVWRVLVEHMAEAWRMRSEKDRNASISGLFLDTPAAFTVPTLGTKKDDPKARYTLVSHAIQAFDIDAIIVIGHEKLHIDLSRLPIVQSRQLNVIRIPKSGGAVDLDDHDRETTHLFQVRTYFYGEPPLPPQISSLVGKMVSLDFELSPYSFQIPWSRLVVLRVGEENSAPSSALPLGSSKVLSPLRLTRVDPSGPGHVVRLLNRVLALVDVKPEDKIVPAKEPEVKEEVKEERNEKDGEVKQEDGEGVKIGQGEGEGGGDGEGEGEGEAEGEGEDDQEEVPFREEIGTREVLGFIVITAIDTFARKYTVLSPTPGRLPTTVAIAGAIEWVDSA; the protein is encoded by the exons ATGGCTGAACAGCAAACTACTGAACTCACAAATATCGACCTCGACGCCGGATCAGAATGGAGATTTGAACTCGAAGCCGATGAAAACATTGCACTAAGA ACTCTCTCTTCCGATCCAGTTTTCATCAACTCTCAAGAACTTACTCCTTCGGCCTGGTATCCGATCTACCGGCACACAAAATCCGCTCTCTATGCCCCAACTCCTGCCAGAATACAGGTGACAAACCTCCCGGCATCCCAATATacatccacatccaccGTTCAACCGCAGCTGCTGAATCTCCATCTGGCGATGGAGCGCCAGCGGATACTGTCAAAGCGAGGATTGGAGCAGCGGGGGCCTCGGGTGATGATCATGGGCCCTCAAAGTTCAGGAAAGACAACAGTCATGAAGAACTTAGTCAATTTGGCGTTAGGGACCGGTATGGGCTGGACACCTGGTGTTATTGGCCTGGATCCGTCAAGT CCTCCTAACCTTATCCCGGGAAGTTTGTCCATCTCGACACCATCACATCCGATCCCCACACACCATTTGGCCCATCCATTGGGCTCACCACCCGCTTCTACTGCGGCCAATACTGTCTCGGGAGATGTAGAAACGGCCAGCTGGTGGCTTGGAGCTCTTGAACCGACAAACAAGAATGCCGAAGTATGGCGGGTTCTGGTTGAGCACATGGCAGAGGCTTGGCGAATGAGATCTGAAAAGGACAGGAACG CCAGCATCTCTGGCCTCTTCCTCGATACCCCTGCCGCATTCACGGTCCCCACTCTCGGCACCAAGAAAGACGACCCTAAAGCTCGATATACTTTGGTCAGTCATGCTATCCAGGCGTTTGATATTGACGCCATCATCGTCATTGGCCACGAAAAGCTACATATCGACCTCTCCCGTCTTCCTATAGTACAATCACGCCAACTCAACGTGATCCGTATCCCCAAATCAGGCGGCGCTGTCGACCTTGATGATCACGATCGCGAGACCACTCATCTCTTCCAAGTCCGAACCTATTTTTATGGTGAACCGCCTCTCCCGCCACAAATCTCCAGCCTCGTAGGGAAGATGGTGTCTCTCGATTTCGAGTTATCGCCATACTCATTCCAGATTCCATGGAGCAGGCTTGTTGTCCTTCGTGTCGGGGAAGAAAACTCGGCCCCGTCGTCCGCCCTTCCACTTGGTTCCAGCAAGGTACTGTCACCTTTAAGATTGACTAGGGTGGATCCCAGTGGACCCGGACATGTGGTAAGGCTATTGAATAGGGTCTTGGCGTTGGTGGATGTCAAGCCTGAGGATAAGATTGTGCCGGCGAAGGAACCAGAAGTAAAAGAGGAAgtgaaggaagaaaggaacgagaaggatggagaggtTAAACAAGAAGATGGCGAGGGAGTGAAAATAGGACAAGGGGAGGGCGAGGGCGGTGGCGATGGCGAAGGAGAAGGCGAGGGAGAAGCTGAAGGTGAAGGTGAGGATGATCAGGAAGAAGTACCGTTCAGGGAAGAGATTGGGACAAGGGAAGTGTTGGGTTTCATCGTCAT CACTGCCATAGATACATTCGCTCGCAAGTATACCGTGCTATCACCCACACCAGGCCGTCTGCCGACTACGGTCGCCATCGCTGGTGCTATCGAATGGGTTGACTCTGCTTAA